The following coding sequences are from one Veillonella rodentium window:
- a CDS encoding VOC family protein, which translates to MKFSFAHNNINVKDLDKSLAFYKEALLLEESRRLEDPSGAFTLVYLKSPYTAHELELTWLRDWDRPYNLGDNEFHLAFYVDDYEAALKKHKEMDVVAYENTDMGIYFIADPDGYWTEIIPSGKY; encoded by the coding sequence ATGAAGTTTTCTTTTGCTCATAATAATATCAATGTGAAGGATTTAGACAAGAGTCTTGCCTTTTATAAAGAAGCCTTGTTATTGGAGGAGTCCCGTAGACTGGAGGATCCAAGCGGTGCTTTTACCCTAGTGTATTTGAAGAGCCCTTATACGGCACATGAGCTTGAACTCACATGGTTGCGCGATTGGGATCGCCCTTATAATTTAGGGGATAATGAATTCCATTTGGCATTCTATGTGGATGACTATGAGGCGGCACTCAAAAAACACAAAGAAATGGATGTCGTAGCTTATGAAAATACGGATATGGGTATTTATTTTATTGCGGATCCTGATGGGTACTGGACGGAGATTATTCCGTCAGGTAAATATTAA
- a CDS encoding Fur family transcriptional regulator produces MDIAQILRSQGFKVTPQRIAIYDALRAHHDHPTAEMLYHTLRPEHPSMSLATVYKTMEIFEKIGLVKILEVGDERAHYDWDTEDHCHIRCIRCNKVEDLMGVDLKAISEIANQGSDYRIIGQHITFEGVCPACAKKESH; encoded by the coding sequence ATGGATATCGCACAGATTTTACGTAGTCAGGGGTTTAAGGTAACACCACAGCGTATTGCGATTTATGATGCTTTGCGTGCTCATCATGATCATCCGACGGCAGAAATGTTGTATCATACATTGCGTCCGGAACATCCAAGCATGAGTTTAGCCACTGTATACAAGACAATGGAAATTTTTGAAAAAATCGGTCTTGTGAAAATTTTAGAGGTCGGTGATGAACGGGCTCATTACGATTGGGATACGGAGGACCATTGCCACATCCGTTGTATTCGTTGCAACAAGGTGGAGGATTTAATGGGCGTCGATTTGAAAGCTATCTCGGAGATTGCTAATCAAGGCAGCGATTATCGAATCATAGGTCAACACATTACCTTTGAAGGTGTTTGCCCGGCCTGTGCCAAAAAAGAAAGTCATTAA
- the speE gene encoding polyamine aminopropyltransferase: protein MSQWITEEQTPHLRLSAEAEEVVYSGESEFQKIEVFKSKEYGMMLALDGVFQTSEREEFIYHEMMSHVPLFLHPNPERVLIIGGGDGGVARECVRHDCVKEVTMVEIDGKVVELAKQYLPTIAKAMIENNPKLTVKIGDGIGFMAEAEDYYDIIIVDCSDPIGPGEGLFTEEFYKNTLKALKKDGLFVQQTESPILHQPLVKKVFGYVNNHFPIARLYTAFIPIYPAGMHCFTLGSKTFDPLTWTPNREQNFETQYYNQDIQKAAFALPNFVKAYLPKKQ, encoded by the coding sequence GTGAGTCAATGGATTACAGAGGAGCAGACACCTCATTTGCGTCTCAGTGCAGAGGCGGAAGAGGTCGTATATTCCGGTGAGTCTGAATTTCAGAAAATCGAAGTATTTAAGTCCAAAGAATATGGGATGATGCTCGCGTTGGACGGTGTATTCCAAACGTCCGAGCGCGAAGAATTTATCTATCATGAAATGATGAGTCACGTGCCTTTGTTTTTACATCCTAATCCGGAACGCGTGTTGATTATCGGTGGCGGTGATGGCGGTGTGGCACGGGAATGCGTGCGCCATGACTGTGTGAAAGAAGTAACGATGGTGGAAATCGACGGCAAGGTTGTGGAACTGGCAAAACAATATTTGCCAACCATCGCTAAGGCTATGATTGAGAACAACCCTAAGCTGACGGTGAAAATCGGTGACGGCATAGGATTCATGGCGGAAGCTGAAGATTACTATGATATTATTATTGTGGACTGCTCTGACCCGATCGGTCCGGGGGAAGGTTTGTTTACTGAAGAATTTTATAAGAATACTCTGAAAGCGCTAAAAAAGGACGGCTTATTTGTGCAACAGACAGAATCACCTATATTGCATCAACCGTTGGTGAAAAAAGTGTTCGGATATGTTAACAACCATTTTCCGATTGCGCGACTCTACACGGCCTTTATTCCGATTTATCCGGCGGGCATGCACTGCTTTACGTTGGGATCTAAAACCTTTGACCCTTTAACGTGGACGCCTAATCGTGAACAAAATTTTGAAACTCAATATTATAATCAGGATATTCAAAAGGCGGCTTTTGCATTGCCTAATTTTGTGAAAGCATACTTGCCTAAGAAGCAATGA
- a CDS encoding DEAD/DEAH box helicase, giving the protein MLEKFEQLMISEPVLRALNDMGFEEPTPIQQEAIPVAMSGKDMIGQAQTGTGKTAAFGLPVLERVDGNECHVQVVILSPTRELAIQVAEELNKMAQYTNITALPIYGGQDIGRQFRALKKNPQIIVATPGRLMDHMDRGSIHFDHVKVVVLDEADEMLNMGFVDDINKILGAIPEDHQTLLFSATMPKAIQQLAETYLTEPTLIRMKPTQVTMDLIEQYYIEVQDRQKFDVLCRLFDIQTPDLAIIFTRTKRRVDEVTEGLKKRGYMAEGIHGDLSQQKRDSVIRQFREGTIDILVATDVAARGLDISGVSHVYNYDMPQDPESYTHRVGRTGRAGKAGQAFTFVIPREMEHLHAIERLTKRKIARRRAPSLGEVLEGQQRLAIENLIEMTDNLEALAPFKTSAEELLNDTDSVTLLAAALKLLTKEPDTTPVNITEEKPLRVRRRRDSSRGRSDRRRRDGDRRRDGDRSRRSRDDRKGDRRSDRRRDDRKFDRPRGEKKQRHLGEGFKPYFKD; this is encoded by the coding sequence ATGTTAGAAAAATTTGAACAATTAATGATTAGCGAACCTGTTCTAAGAGCGTTAAACGATATGGGCTTTGAAGAGCCTACGCCAATTCAACAGGAAGCTATCCCGGTAGCCATGAGCGGTAAGGACATGATCGGTCAAGCTCAAACAGGTACTGGTAAGACAGCAGCATTTGGCTTGCCTGTATTGGAACGCGTAGATGGGAATGAGTGTCACGTTCAAGTAGTTATTTTATCCCCTACACGAGAATTAGCTATTCAAGTAGCTGAAGAGCTTAACAAAATGGCTCAGTATACGAATATCACAGCACTGCCTATTTACGGCGGTCAAGATATCGGTCGTCAGTTCCGTGCATTGAAAAAGAATCCTCAAATCATCGTTGCCACACCGGGCCGATTGATGGACCATATGGATCGCGGTTCTATCCACTTTGACCATGTGAAAGTTGTCGTATTGGACGAAGCCGATGAAATGTTAAACATGGGCTTTGTTGATGACATCAATAAAATTTTAGGGGCTATCCCGGAAGATCATCAGACATTGTTGTTCTCTGCTACGATGCCGAAAGCCATTCAACAATTGGCTGAAACGTATTTAACAGAGCCGACCTTGATTCGCATGAAACCGACTCAAGTGACGATGGACCTGATTGAACAATATTATATCGAAGTGCAAGACCGTCAAAAATTCGATGTTCTTTGCCGTCTGTTTGATATTCAGACGCCTGACCTCGCTATCATTTTCACGCGTACGAAACGCCGTGTTGATGAAGTGACGGAAGGTCTTAAGAAACGCGGTTACATGGCGGAAGGCATCCATGGCGATTTGTCTCAGCAAAAACGGGACAGCGTAATTCGCCAATTCCGCGAAGGCACTATCGATATTCTTGTCGCTACGGATGTAGCGGCTCGTGGTCTTGATATTTCCGGCGTGTCTCACGTATATAACTATGATATGCCTCAGGACCCTGAAAGTTATACGCACCGCGTAGGTCGTACAGGTCGTGCCGGTAAGGCCGGTCAAGCTTTCACGTTCGTTATTCCTCGTGAGATGGAGCATTTACATGCTATCGAGCGTTTAACAAAACGTAAAATTGCACGCCGTCGTGCTCCTTCATTGGGTGAAGTTCTTGAAGGTCAACAACGCTTGGCAATTGAGAATCTAATTGAAATGACGGATAATTTAGAAGCATTGGCGCCGTTTAAAACAAGTGCCGAGGAGTTGTTGAACGATACTGACTCCGTAACGTTATTAGCGGCGGCTCTTAAATTATTGACGAAGGAACCGGATACGACCCCTGTTAATATTACGGAGGAAAAACCGTTGCGCGTACGTCGTCGCCGTGATAGCAGTCGCGGCCGCAGCGATCGTCGCCGTCGTGACGGTGATCGTCGTCGAGATGGAGACCGATCTCGTCGCAGTCGTGATGACCGCAAAGGTGATCGTAGAAGCGACCGTCGCCGTGATGATCGAAAGTTTGATCGTCCACGCGGTGAGAAGAAACAACGCCATTTAGGGGAAGGTTTTAAGCCGTACTTTAAAGACTGA
- a CDS encoding IS30 family transposase has translation MDYNNHNTTLRTNKHLNFEERFYLEKRIVLGDSITAISRALGRSRTTIYTELKRGTVIQIRQGKSQLVYLADSGQATYERQRMGSFNTMRVGAIESFINWIESKVLNDHWSFDAAVGYAKHKGLFVRNEMVCAKTLYNYLHKGVLRIKAIDLPLVVRRSQRKSISRKHKRELGKSIELRDPNIETREEFGHWELDTVRGIKDKTDHVLISLLERKSRLYVALRCPSARATDVKETLHAWLNTFKDVNLACLCKTITADNGLEFSEISDLENETLSIYFARPYSAWERGSNERHNGLLRRCIPKGMPIKAVSEETIQRTLQWCNNLPRKLLNYRTPLDVFLEEVNKIVDLDTVQFHIAI, from the coding sequence ATGGACTACAATAATCATAACACGACATTACGCACAAACAAACACTTAAACTTCGAAGAACGATTTTATTTAGAAAAGAGAATCGTTCTAGGAGACAGTATTACTGCAATTTCACGTGCACTGGGCCGTTCCAGAACAACTATTTATACAGAATTAAAACGCGGTACTGTAATTCAAATTCGACAAGGTAAATCTCAACTTGTATATTTAGCTGATTCTGGACAGGCAACCTATGAAAGACAACGTATGGGCTCCTTTAATACCATGAGAGTTGGTGCTATAGAATCTTTTATAAATTGGATTGAAAGCAAAGTTCTAAATGATCATTGGTCCTTTGATGCTGCTGTTGGATATGCTAAACATAAGGGTTTGTTTGTGCGTAATGAAATGGTTTGTGCTAAAACTTTATATAATTATCTTCACAAAGGTGTATTGAGAATAAAAGCAATTGATTTACCATTGGTAGTACGGCGTTCCCAACGAAAATCTATTTCTAGAAAACATAAGCGAGAACTTGGTAAATCCATAGAGCTTCGTGATCCTAATATTGAAACGCGCGAGGAATTCGGACATTGGGAATTAGATACCGTCCGTGGAATAAAAGATAAGACAGACCATGTTTTAATCTCTTTACTTGAGCGTAAAAGCAGATTGTATGTGGCTTTACGATGTCCATCAGCACGGGCTACTGATGTAAAAGAAACACTGCATGCATGGTTAAATACGTTTAAAGATGTTAATCTAGCCTGCTTATGTAAAACAATAACTGCAGATAACGGTTTAGAGTTTTCAGAGATATCTGATTTAGAAAATGAAACTTTGTCTATTTATTTTGCTCGACCTTATTCTGCTTGGGAACGTGGATCGAACGAAAGGCATAATGGTTTACTTCGTAGATGTATACCGAAAGGAATGCCAATAAAAGCCGTTTCGGAGGAAACAATTCAACGAACACTTCAATGGTGTAATAATTTGCCACGCAAGCTTCTAAATTATAGAACCCCTTTGGATGTCTTTCTTGAAGAAGTTAATAAAATTGTAGATTTGGATACTGTTCAATTTCATATTGCAATTTAA
- a CDS encoding tRNA threonylcarbamoyladenosine dehydratase: MEHLLTRLEWLVGPDKIDTLKDTSVALFGVGGVGGGALEALVRAGVGRIVLIDGDSVAPSNLNRQMITTYESIGRRKVEVAKERALSINPDAVVEIHAIMYTEESYPGFIESLHVDYVIDAIDMVTAKINIIEVCQRESIPVISCMGGGNRFYPEKLMIADISKSHTCPLARVMRRELKKRGIKKQLVLFSTEKPTKPQFRGDETSPGTCSFVPPVAGFILAAHVLRTILEVHEQ; encoded by the coding sequence ATGGAACATTTGCTGACACGGCTCGAATGGTTAGTGGGACCGGATAAAATCGATACTTTGAAAGATACATCTGTCGCTCTGTTTGGGGTGGGCGGTGTCGGAGGCGGTGCCTTAGAGGCACTTGTTCGTGCCGGTGTGGGTCGCATAGTTTTAATCGATGGGGATTCGGTTGCACCCAGCAATTTAAATCGTCAGATGATTACAACCTATGAATCCATAGGACGACGCAAGGTGGAGGTCGCTAAGGAGCGCGCCCTTTCCATTAATCCTGATGCAGTCGTTGAAATACACGCTATAATGTATACGGAGGAATCATATCCCGGTTTTATTGAAAGTTTGCATGTCGATTATGTTATCGATGCCATTGATATGGTGACGGCAAAGATCAATATTATCGAGGTGTGTCAACGTGAAAGTATCCCCGTTATTTCCTGCATGGGCGGGGGAAACCGTTTTTATCCTGAAAAACTGATGATTGCCGATATTTCTAAATCCCATACGTGTCCGTTGGCGCGCGTTATGCGGCGAGAATTAAAAAAACGAGGCATAAAAAAACAGTTAGTTTTATTTTCTACAGAAAAACCGACGAAGCCGCAGTTTCGAGGTGATGAAACGAGCCCCGGCACATGCAGCTTTGTGCCGCCTGTGGCGGGTTTTATATTAGCAGCCCATGTGTTGCGTACGATTTTGGAGGTACATGAACAATGA
- a CDS encoding peptidylprolyl isomerase, whose protein sequence is MKQAKIHMANGGDIVIELFDKEAPGTVENFVELIKQGFYNGLTFHRVIPGFVAQGGCPMGNGTGGPGYTIKDELIGNPHKHERGALSMAHRGPNTGGSQFFIVYEPQPHLDGVHTVFGKVIEGMDVVDGIHQGDIMESVEVIEG, encoded by the coding sequence ATGAAACAAGCAAAAATTCATATGGCTAATGGCGGCGATATTGTAATTGAATTATTTGATAAGGAAGCACCCGGTACGGTGGAAAATTTTGTTGAGCTGATTAAGCAGGGCTTTTACAACGGCCTTACATTCCACCGTGTTATTCCCGGATTTGTTGCACAAGGCGGCTGTCCTATGGGAAACGGTACAGGAGGTCCCGGCTATACAATTAAAGACGAACTGATCGGTAATCCTCATAAACACGAAAGAGGCGCTTTGTCCATGGCGCATCGCGGCCCTAATACGGGCGGCAGTCAGTTCTTTATCGTATATGAACCGCAACCTCATTTAGATGGCGTGCACACTGTATTCGGTAAAGTGATTGAAGGCATGGATGTTGTAGACGGTATCCATCAAGGAGATATTATGGAATCCGTAGAAGTAATTGAAGGCTAG
- a CDS encoding AAA family ATPase → MKPISLTMQAFGPYRDTISLDFNALEGHSMFLISGPTGAGKTSILDAIVYALYGEPSGEVRKTDAIRSDFAEPHTMTCVEFTFAIGAKKYRIERLPKQLVAKKRGTGMREQNASATVYAMKDGEWQVIATSAAAVRESVQSIIGFRKDQFLQVVLLPQGEFRKLLVASTGEREEILHTLFRTELYRRLQDALKEAYESSKQGIEENLTKQQIVLQSIPHEEDTPILTIEHVRQLLASRVPRRDILETQRDEAVRIVADYDALRNRWALYNQVKQSLLDAQTALDKVKGKEPERRKLAQQVQFLTALTPVYELYKENKSKGDNLHTLEKTLAETQQLLATAQATEAECRKDYEVLQAQSDAMQENRVTLTYWEQQAESLIELESTQKELDCLIKKRAEYDVVQAEKAASAGREQVQNLQYEIQTLRDKISLNIKETDQIYTVKDKLSVLDTFKTVQADWQTLSHAMASKVESLSKLDNEVHSAKVQLERLEHLLQEGRAYELTDLVKDDAPCPVCGSLEHPALAKKPELYPTKKEVDAVRKLYQDLVEKLAKEQGAKESLAQRIAETEVTLDKQQAEIASLSDGLSADTFDDIYTSLQADMIRLETLRTDTEVLQDTLRHKEDELAAVEKEVSDLEKAKDTVASEAHRLDVKIGTVQAKADTLSANLRIDDADTWRTKLTNLKAELSIYDEDVTKAQTRLESARQTVSGDAGRVDTLTSQVRQEAESLATVRKVYEQSLAAIDLVESEFEEQLADYEQCDTYREKLKILDADYQKAQAVYESAQKRADSTVKPEDTASDEMYEAAVQSRDDIVGALATWDKESKQIEDALGKLEALDAAMGEARDEVEFLGRLNDLANGGEQGFKNVTFERYVLGAILDEVVYAANLRLQRMSRSRYSLERSDYTGGGRGKQGLDLAVMDTFTGQSRPVNTLSGGETFLASMALALGLADVIQSYAGGIHMDTIFIDEGFGTLDPDTLELAMETLVQLQSSGRLIGIISHVPELKSRIPAHLEVTRGDDGSTARFVIN, encoded by the coding sequence ATGAAACCTATATCATTGACTATGCAGGCCTTCGGTCCGTATCGCGATACGATATCATTGGATTTTAATGCACTGGAAGGTCATTCGATGTTTCTTATTTCCGGTCCTACAGGGGCTGGAAAAACATCTATTCTGGATGCCATCGTATATGCGTTATATGGCGAGCCTAGCGGAGAAGTGCGTAAGACGGATGCCATACGTAGCGATTTTGCGGAACCTCATACGATGACATGCGTTGAATTCACCTTTGCCATTGGAGCAAAAAAATATCGCATAGAGCGATTACCGAAGCAGTTGGTGGCAAAGAAACGCGGCACCGGTATGCGCGAACAGAATGCCAGTGCGACCGTGTATGCCATGAAGGACGGTGAATGGCAGGTGATCGCCACATCGGCGGCAGCTGTACGTGAATCCGTTCAAAGTATCATCGGATTTCGAAAGGACCAATTTTTACAGGTCGTTCTTTTACCGCAAGGGGAATTTCGAAAATTACTTGTCGCATCTACCGGTGAACGTGAAGAAATATTGCACACGCTGTTTAGAACCGAGTTGTACCGAAGATTACAAGATGCTTTAAAGGAGGCGTACGAATCGTCCAAACAGGGAATCGAGGAAAATCTGACTAAACAGCAGATTGTATTGCAATCGATTCCCCACGAGGAAGATACGCCGATATTGACGATAGAGCATGTACGGCAATTATTGGCGTCCCGCGTACCGCGACGCGATATACTTGAGACACAACGTGATGAGGCGGTGCGCATTGTTGCGGACTATGATGCGTTGCGTAACAGATGGGCTTTATATAATCAGGTGAAACAGTCTTTGCTTGATGCACAAACCGCTTTAGATAAGGTGAAAGGGAAAGAACCGGAGCGACGTAAACTGGCTCAGCAAGTACAGTTCTTGACGGCCTTAACACCTGTATATGAATTATATAAAGAAAATAAAAGCAAGGGGGACAACTTACATACGTTAGAGAAGACCTTGGCGGAGACACAGCAGTTACTGGCTACAGCTCAAGCTACTGAGGCTGAATGTCGTAAAGATTATGAGGTATTACAGGCACAGTCGGATGCGATGCAGGAAAATCGGGTAACGTTGACATACTGGGAACAGCAGGCTGAAAGCTTGATAGAATTAGAGTCGACTCAAAAGGAACTCGATTGTTTAATAAAAAAACGCGCCGAATATGATGTGGTACAAGCTGAGAAAGCCGCCTCAGCAGGTCGTGAGCAAGTTCAAAATCTGCAATATGAGATACAGACTTTGCGGGATAAGATAAGTTTAAATATAAAAGAAACTGATCAGATTTATACCGTAAAGGATAAACTGTCTGTACTGGATACTTTCAAAACAGTACAGGCTGATTGGCAGACACTTTCACACGCTATGGCCAGTAAAGTTGAGAGCCTGTCTAAATTAGATAATGAGGTGCATTCCGCCAAAGTACAGTTGGAGCGCTTGGAACATCTGTTACAGGAGGGGCGCGCCTATGAACTGACCGACCTTGTAAAAGATGACGCACCGTGCCCTGTGTGCGGTTCGTTGGAACATCCTGCGCTGGCGAAGAAGCCGGAGTTATACCCTACGAAGAAAGAAGTGGACGCGGTTCGCAAGTTATATCAAGATTTGGTAGAAAAGTTGGCGAAGGAGCAGGGCGCGAAAGAGTCTCTGGCGCAGAGAATAGCTGAAACTGAAGTAACTCTTGATAAACAGCAGGCTGAGATCGCCTCTCTGAGCGACGGATTGTCTGCTGATACTTTCGATGATATCTATACAAGTTTGCAAGCTGATATGATTCGATTGGAAACACTGCGTACGGATACTGAAGTACTGCAAGATACACTTCGCCACAAAGAAGACGAACTTGCTGCTGTGGAGAAGGAGGTTTCTGATTTAGAAAAGGCTAAGGATACTGTTGCATCAGAGGCTCACCGATTAGATGTGAAAATCGGAACGGTTCAGGCGAAGGCGGATACGCTATCGGCTAATTTGCGTATAGATGATGCCGATACTTGGCGGACGAAGCTGACGAACTTGAAGGCGGAGTTAAGTATATACGATGAGGATGTTACGAAGGCTCAAACGCGACTGGAAAGCGCACGACAAACGGTTAGCGGTGATGCAGGTCGTGTCGATACGTTGACGTCTCAGGTTAGACAGGAGGCAGAATCTCTAGCAACTGTTCGTAAAGTGTATGAACAGTCTCTTGCGGCGATAGACTTGGTAGAGTCTGAATTCGAAGAGCAACTAGCGGACTATGAACAATGCGATACGTATCGTGAGAAGTTAAAAATATTAGATGCTGATTATCAGAAGGCCCAAGCCGTATATGAATCGGCACAGAAGAGAGCAGATTCAACAGTAAAGCCTGAAGATACGGCATCCGATGAAATGTACGAAGCCGCGGTACAATCCCGTGATGATATAGTAGGTGCTCTTGCCACATGGGACAAGGAATCAAAACAAATAGAGGATGCACTCGGGAAATTGGAAGCCCTTGATGCGGCTATGGGTGAGGCTCGTGATGAAGTGGAATTTCTCGGACGTCTTAATGATTTGGCGAATGGAGGGGAACAAGGCTTTAAAAATGTTACCTTTGAACGCTATGTGTTAGGTGCTATCTTGGATGAAGTGGTATATGCGGCGAATTTACGATTGCAGAGAATGAGTCGCAGCCGTTATTCCTTAGAGCGGTCCGACTATACCGGAGGCGGACGAGGTAAGCAGGGTCTTGATTTAGCCGTGATGGATACTTTCACAGGGCAGTCTAGGCCGGTGAATACATTATCCGGTGGAGAAACCTTTCTCGCATCTATGGCACTGGCCTTAGGCTTGGCGGATGTTATTCAAAGCTATGCAGGCGGAATCCATATGGATACGATTTTTATCGATGAAGGGTTTGGCACTTTGGATCCGGATACGTTGGAACTGGCGATGGAAACATTGGTGCAACTGCAATCGTCGGGACGCCTCATCGGCATTATCTCTCATGTGCCTGAGTTGAAATCCCGTATACCGGCACATCTTGAAGTGACTCGCGGCGATGACGGCAGTACGGCGCGGTTCGTTATTAATTAG
- a CDS encoding exonuclease SbcCD subunit D, producing MRLLHTADWHLGRIFYGQYLTDDQAHVLEHQFFHILRDEKIDGVLLAGDVFDRAVPPVEAVELWDSIITRLAMDYKIPLFVVSGNHDGAERLEVGRSMLGRSGIHIWGSPQRSLEPYVFEASDGAVAICPMPYSEPRRIAVSLGLGESMSTVEAAINVHSYDPMYQAWSEHLQSQIPKGMRSIALSHVFVMGGEVGGSERTLSLGGSEIVNPAVFKDFHYTALGHLHGPQRMGADYIRYSGSPLKYSFDEHAQKKSFTIVEMDGKGRVEIDTIPVEAKRDVVILEGYFEDLLNNTAFQNAHRDDYVQARLLDTMPIMDGMAKLRQVYHQCMTIELVGRVAMSTTEISEPIFKSLNERELFNQFAESVWQQPLTEREASYINVLWDRIVKED from the coding sequence ATGCGTTTGTTACATACGGCGGATTGGCATTTGGGGCGTATTTTTTACGGTCAATATTTAACGGATGATCAGGCCCATGTGTTAGAACATCAGTTTTTTCATATCCTTCGTGATGAAAAAATAGACGGAGTGCTTTTGGCGGGCGACGTATTCGATCGCGCGGTACCGCCTGTGGAGGCTGTTGAACTATGGGACTCTATCATTACCCGTCTCGCCATGGATTATAAGATTCCCTTATTTGTGGTCAGCGGAAATCACGATGGGGCGGAACGGCTCGAGGTAGGTCGGTCGATGCTAGGTCGTTCCGGCATTCATATCTGGGGTTCTCCGCAGCGTTCGTTGGAACCCTATGTTTTCGAGGCTTCCGATGGGGCGGTGGCAATTTGTCCTATGCCCTATAGCGAGCCGAGGCGTATAGCGGTTAGTCTAGGACTTGGTGAAAGTATGTCTACCGTAGAAGCAGCTATTAATGTTCATAGCTATGACCCGATGTATCAGGCCTGGAGCGAACATCTGCAGAGTCAGATCCCGAAAGGTATGCGCTCTATCGCGCTTAGCCATGTCTTTGTGATGGGCGGTGAGGTAGGCGGTTCAGAGCGTACCTTGTCGCTTGGGGGCAGCGAGATAGTTAATCCGGCTGTATTTAAAGATTTTCACTATACGGCTCTTGGTCATTTACATGGGCCGCAACGCATGGGGGCGGACTATATTCGTTATAGCGGATCTCCTTTAAAGTATTCCTTTGATGAACATGCGCAGAAAAAATCTTTCACCATTGTCGAGATGGATGGGAAAGGGCGTGTTGAGATTGATACCATTCCTGTTGAGGCGAAGAGGGATGTGGTGATTCTTGAAGGATATTTTGAAGATTTGTTGAATAATACAGCTTTTCAAAATGCACATCGTGATGATTACGTACAGGCTCGCCTGCTCGATACGATGCCGATAATGGATGGAATGGCAAAGTTGCGGCAAGTGTATCATCAGTGTATGACCATTGAGCTGGTCGGTCGAGTTGCAATGTCGACGACGGAAATATCGGAACCTATTTTTAAATCGCTTAATGAGCGGGAGCTGTTCAATCAATTCGCCGAGTCTGTCTGGCAACAGCCGTTGACGGAGCGAGAAGCATCCTATATCAATGTCTTGTGGGATCGTATTGTGAAGGAGGACTAA
- a CDS encoding deoxyribonuclease IV: MFVIGSHLSISKGYLHMGKEATGIGGNTFQYFTRNPRGGGMRALDIEDMNALDAYMKEHNFGTLLAHAPYTYNPCAAKEDLRNFAKQSMMEDLERMEYLPGQMYNFHPGSHVKQGVDQGIKYIVDCLNEVLFPGMNTTVLLEVMAGKGTEVGSRFEEIARIIDGVKLKEYMGVCVDTCHIHEGGYDIIDNLDGVLDEFDRFVGLDRLKAIHLNDSKNPRGAHKDRHEKIGEGHIGIDAIARIVTHPKLTNLPFYLETPNELDGYAREISILRSIVENA; this comes from the coding sequence ATGTTCGTTATAGGTAGTCATTTATCAATCAGTAAAGGATATTTACATATGGGGAAAGAAGCGACCGGCATCGGTGGCAATACGTTCCAATATTTTACCCGCAACCCTCGAGGTGGCGGCATGCGTGCATTAGATATTGAAGATATGAATGCTCTTGATGCATATATGAAGGAACATAATTTCGGTACGCTCTTAGCACATGCACCATATACATATAATCCGTGTGCGGCGAAGGAGGATCTACGAAATTTTGCTAAACAGTCTATGATGGAGGATTTGGAGCGCATGGAATATCTGCCGGGACAGATGTATAACTTTCACCCGGGCAGTCATGTAAAACAAGGCGTAGATCAAGGTATTAAATATATCGTCGATTGTTTAAACGAAGTGCTGTTTCCCGGCATGAATACCACGGTCCTTCTGGAAGTGATGGCAGGAAAAGGTACCGAAGTAGGTTCCCGCTTTGAAGAAATTGCCCGCATTATCGATGGCGTTAAACTGAAAGAATATATGGGCGTCTGTGTTGATACCTGTCATATTCACGAAGGCGGCTATGATATTATAGATAATTTAGACGGCGTGCTTGATGAATTTGACCGTTTTGTAGGCCTGGATCGTTTAAAGGCGATTCATCTCAATGATTCTAAAAATCCTCGTGGCGCTCATAAAGATCGTCATGAAAAGATTGGAGAAGGTCATATCGGCATCGATGCTATCGCAAGAATTGTCACTCATCCGAAGTTGACGAATTTGCCGTTTTATTTGGAGACGCCTAATGAATTGGACGGATATGCGCGGGAAATCAGCATACTTCGCTCCATTGTTGAAAATGCCTAA